The genomic interval TACGTCCAGGGCACACGCGGCACGCTCGTCGGTCACTACCGGCCGCTGCGAACCGAGATGGTCGACGCCCATGAGGGCTACACGGTGACCGAGCACCACCACGCGGAGGCGCCGGCCGACCTGCTGCTGGCGCGCAGCGAACCCGGTGTCGGCATCAGCGAGACCCGGCTGGCGTTGCCGGCCGCTCCCGTGCACCCGTTCCACCGCAACCTCGCCGACCACCTGCATCTCGGCGAACCGCTCGCCGTGACACCCGCGCAGGCGCGGCGCACGGTCATCCTGCTCGAAGCCGCGCACCGGTCGGGCATGACCGGCGGAGACGAGGTGCGGGTGGAGCCGTGACCGGCGATCGGCCGCTACGATGCGCGGTCGTGCATCCCCCGACGACCCGCGCCGACCGACGCTCGTGACCGACGTGCCCGAGCCCGTGCGATGGGGCGTGCTGGGCGCCACCTCGTTCATCTACACGGCTGCGCTGCGTGACGCGTTCGCCGCCAGCACCGATGCCGAGGTCGTGGCGACCGCGAGCCGATCGGATCCCGACCATGACCGCGGGGCGCCGCGGCGCCATGACGACTACGCCGACCTGATCGCCGATCCCGCGGTCGAGGCCGTCTACATCCCGTTGCCGAACGACCAGCACGAGCCGTGGACGCTCGCCGCCGCCGCGGCTGGCAAGCATGTGCTGTGCGAGAAGCCGCTGGCACCCGACGCCGAGGGCGCACGTCGCATGGCGGATGCGTGCGCGGCCTCCGGTGTGACGCTGTTCGAGGCGTACATGACGCCGTTTCACCCCCGGTCGGCGCGCTGGGAACGGCTGATCGCCGACGGCTGGGTCGGCCGGCCGCTGCACGGGACGGCGAGGTTCACCTTCCCGCACCGCGACCCCACCGACCACCGATGGCGCGCGGACGCCGGCGGCGGGGCGCTGCTGGACGTCGGCATCTACTGCCTGGAGCCACTGCTGCACACAGCCGGGTGGCGGGCCGGCGACGACCTGCCGGACGTGACCGCCGACGCGATGGTCACCGACGAGGGCGTCGACGCGACCTTCACTGCGTGGCTGTCGTTCGATTCCGGCTTCACCGCGGCGTTGTGCTGCTCGTTCGATGCGCCTGAGTCGCAGACGCTCGAGGTCGTAGGGACGGACGGCGCGCTGCGCGTCACCCGCGC from Euzebyales bacterium carries:
- a CDS encoding Gfo/Idh/MocA family oxidoreductase, which produces MRGRASPDDPRRPTLVTDVPEPVRWGVLGATSFIYTAALRDAFAASTDAEVVATASRSDPDHDRGAPRRHDDYADLIADPAVEAVYIPLPNDQHEPWTLAAAAAGKHVLCEKPLAPDAEGARRMADACAASGVTLFEAYMTPFHPRSARWERLIADGWVGRPLHGTARFTFPHRDPTDHRWRADAGGGALLDVGIYCLEPLLHTAGWRAGDDLPDVTADAMVTDEGVDATFTAWLSFDSGFTAALCCSFDAPESQTLEVVGTDGALRVTRAFTPGVGDRTITGTRRDGVTVALTGPGGAMYQSMVDHVTAVIRGRQASRRPPDASVALARVVDQLRAAARTHPRTPAAERPEART